Below is a window of Micromonospora chersina DNA.
CCTGGCGGCCGGGCTGCCGACGGGCCCGGTCCTCACCGCACGCCGAGCGGCCCTAGACGAGCAGCGCCTGTCCGCGATCGAGCTGCGGGCCAGGCTGGAGCTCCAGCTCGGCCGGACCAGAACCGCGGTCACCTTTCTTACCGACCATGTGGTGGCCCACCCCTACCGCGAGCAGGCGCACGCCCTGCTCGCCCGTGCCAGGTACGCGGACGGCGACCCCGTCGGGGCGCTCGCCGCGGTCCGCCGGGCGGAAGCCGTACTCGCCGAGCAGCTCGGCATCGAGCCGGGCATCGAGTTGCGCACGCTCCACCAGGCCCTGCTCGACGGGGAGCCGATCGTCACCGTGCCGCCAGCCGACGACGCGGGTGCCGCCCGGGCGGCCGGGCGGACCGAACCGACGGCGGGGACGCCGGCGTCCGGCAACCACCTGCCCCGGATGGTCAGCGACTTCGTCGGTCGGCGGGAACTCGCCGAGCGCTTGATGGCCGAGATCGCGGCCGCCGACGCACGTACGTCACCGGTCCGGGTGATCGACGGGATGGCGGGCAGCGGCAAGACGACGCTCGCCGTTCACCTGGCCTACCGGCTCGCCGGGCGGTACTCCGACGCGCAGCTCTTCATCGACCTGCGTGGTCACGCGGAAGGCGTCCCGGTTGATCCGGCGGACGCACTGACCGCCCTGCTGCGGCAGCTCGGGGTGCCCGCCGGCCGGATCCCCACCGACCACGACTCCCGGGCCGAGCTGTGGCAGCGCGAGCTGAGGGGCCGCCATGCCGTCATCGTGCTGGACAACGCGGCCGGTGGGGACCAGGTACGACCTCTTCTGCCCGCCGGGCCCGGGTCGGTCGTGCTGGTGACCAGCCGACGGCGGCTGTCGACCGGGGACGTCGGACCGCCCGTCCCGCTCCCGGTGCTCACTCCTGCCGAGGCGGTCCAGCTGCTGGCCCGGACCGTCGGCGAGGAGCGGGTCGGCAAAGAGCCGGAGGCGGCCGCCGAGGTGGTCCGGCGCTGCGGTCACCTGCCGCTGGCCATCCGGCTGGCCGGCGGGCGTCTCGCGCACCGACCGGCCTGGCAGGTCGCCGACCTGGCCGACCGCCTGAGCGCCGGGGGCACGGTGCTCCGGCAGCTCGCGGTCGAGCAGCAGACGGTCGCGAGGGCGTTCACCGCCTCCTACGAACCGCTTGCGGAGCCGGTCAAGCGACTGTTCCGGCTCGTGAGCGTCCACCCCGGCGACCGGTTCGACGCGCCGATGGCGGCCGCCCTCGCCGACCTGCCGCTGGATCGCACCGAGGGGATGCTGGACGACCTCCTCGACCAGCACCTGATCGAGGAGATCGGCCCAGGGCGTTACCGGCTGCACGACCTGATGCGGCAGTACTCGGCCGAGCTGTCCCGCGAGCCGGCCGAACGCCGCGACCGGGACGAGGCGGCCGGGCGGCTTCTCGACCACGTGCTGCACGAGGTCGCGAGGCGTGCGCAGTCGTTGGATCCGCTGGCTCTGCGCGCTCACCTCCGTCTGGATCCGCCGCGTCGCCCCGACCTGCTGGGCCCCGGACCGCCGGACGTCGAGTGGTTGGAGCAGGAACGGTCCGACCTCGTGGCCCTGGTCCGCTTCGCCGAGCAAGCGGACCTGTACGGGTACGGGTGGCGGCTGGCCCGCGCCCTGTGGCGGTTCTGTTACATGCGCGGATACTTCGACGAAATCCTGGTCACCCATCGCGCCGGGCTGACCGCCGCGGAGCGGAGCGGCGACCGGGCGGCGCAGGCGGTCATGCACAACTATCTGGCCTCCGCCTACACCCGCACCGGGAGCTACCTGGACTCGCTGCGGCACCTGGAGGTGGCGGTGGCCATCTCCCGGGAGCTCGGCGACCACGGCAACGAACACCGCTACCGGGCCAACCTCGTGGTCGTCCACTGGCTGACCGGCGATCCCGCGCGCTCGGTCAGCCTCGGACGGCAGCTCCTCAGGGACTGGCCGGGCGGCGTCGACCCGGTCCCGTCACTGCCGAACCTCGGCTACGCCCTGACCACACTGGGTCGATACGCGGAGGCGCTCCGGGCGCACCGCCAGCACCTGTTCCTCGGGCGCTGCCAGGGCAGTGGCTACCACATCTCGAACGCCCTCGGTCACATCGCTTCCGTCGAGAACCGGCTCGGTCACCACGCCAAGGCGGTCCGGCTCATCACGGCGTCCCTCCGGCTGCGCGACCGCACCGGGCACCGGTTCGGTGAGGCGGAGGCGCGCAACGACCTGGGCATCGCGTACCGGCACCTGGGCCGGCTCGACGCGGCCCGGGAGCAGCACGAGCTGGCCCTCGACCTCGCGCGGGACTCCGGGGAGCGTCATGTGCAGGCCGCCGTCCTCAACGATCTCGGCCTGACGCTGACCGAGTCGGGACGCACGGGCGCGGCGGTCGCCGCCCATCGGAGCGCCCTCGCGCTCGCCACCCGCATCGCGCATCCGTACGAGCAGGGCCGGGCGCTGGCGGCGCTGGCCGACCACCTCGGCGACGACGAGCGCGATGAGGCGTTGCGATTCCGGCGACGCGCCCTTGCGATCTTCCGCCGCATCGGGGCACCCGAGCGGAGGGACCTGGAGCGGCGCCTGTCGCCAACCGCCACCGACCCGGACTGAGCCGGTTTATCGATTTCTTATCGCCGGGCCCGTTAGCGTCGCCGGCATGTCGACCAACGGGGGCGGTCCACTCCACGGGGGACCCGGTCGACGAGGCCCCCGCCGTCAGATTTCCCCCCAGCGAGTCGACGGTGGGCAGGTGAGGGAGGGGTGTCGTGTCGACTGATCGGCACCGGACGCGACGCCCCTCCCCGCCGACGGCCCGGAGCGCGCGCCCGGTCGTACCCGACGGATAGGCTCGCGCCGTGACCGAACCCGCGCAGCTCACCCACGTCGACCAGGCCGGCGCGGCCCGGATGGTCGACGTCTCCGCCAAGCCGGTGTCCGGCCGGCTCGCGGTCGCCGCCGGCCGGCTCCGCACCACCGCCGAGGTGGTCGACCTGCTGCGCCGCGACGGCCTGCCCAAGGGGGACGCCCTGGCGGTCGGCCGGCTCGCCGGGATCATGGGGGCCAAGCGCACCCCCGACCTGATTCCGCTCTGCCACCCGATCGCCCTGCACGGCGTCGCCGTCGACCTGCGTCTCACCGACGACACTGTCGAGATCACCGCCACGGCGCGGACCGCCGACCGGACGGGGGTCGAGATGGAGGCGCTCACCGCGGTGGCCGTCGCCGGGCTCGCCCTCGTCGACATGGTGAAGGCTGTCGACCCGGCCGCCTCGGTGGACGCCGTCCGGGTGCTGCGCAAGGAGGGTGGCAAGACCGGCGAGTGGGTCCGGCCGGAGAACCGGCCGTGATCCGGGCCCGGGTGATCGTCGCCTCCAACCGGGCCGCCGCCGGGGTCTACGCGGACACCAGCGGCCCGCTGCTCGTCGCCGGCCTGCGGGACCTGGGCTGCGAGGTCGACGAACCGGTGGTGGTGCCCGACGGTGCGCCGGTCGGCGAGGCGCTGCGGGCGGCGCGCGACGAGGGCGTCGACGTGGTGTTGACCAGCGGCGGCACGGGCGTCACCCCGACCGACCGCACCCCCGAGGTCACCCGCGCCCTGCTCGACTACGAGATCCCCGGCATCGCCGAGGCGATCCGGGCGTACAGCCGCGACGCGGTGCCGACGGCCGCGCTGTCCCGGGGGCTGGCCGGGGTGGCCGGCCGGATGCTGGTGGTGAACCTGCCGGGCTCGCGCGGCGGGGCGAAGGACGGGCTGGCCGTGCTCGGGCCGATCCTGCGGCACACCGTCGACCAGCTCCGCGGCGGCGACCACTGACCACGCGCGGCCACCGGGCCGGCGATAGGCTCGGTCGATGAGCACGGAAACCGCCGCCGCCGCCGAGGTCGTCGCGCTGCCGCCGGCCGGGTGGGAGGAGGCCCGTTCCCGGGTGTACGCGGTGGGTCTCGCCGCCGCGCTCCCCGCGGTCAGCCGGCCGCTCGCCGACGCCGACGGGCACACCCTGGCCGAGCCGCTGACCCCGCGGACCGACCTGCCGGCCTTCCCGACCTCCAGCGTGGACGGCTGGGCGGTGCGCGGGGACGGCCCGTGGCAGGTGGTCGGCCGGGTGCTCGCCGGGCACACCCCGCCCCCGCTGGAGGCCGACGGCAGCACGGTGGAGATCGCCACCGGCGCGATGGTCCCCGAGGGCACGACGGCGATCCTGCGCATCGAGGAGTCGACCCGGACGGCCGACGGCCGGGTGGCCGGCACGCCCCGCCCGGCGCCGGAGTGGCGGGAGCCGGGCGAGGAGGCGTACGCCGGGGAGGAGCTGTTGCCCGCCGGCACGCCGGTCGATCCGGCGGTGCTCGGCCTGGCTGCCTCCTGCGGGCACGACACCCTGCGGGTCCGCCGCCGGCCCCGGGCCGCGCTGCTGGTCTTCGGTGACGAGCTGCTGACCTCGGGCCCGCCGGGGGCCGGCCGGGTCCGCGACGCGCTCGGTCCGTCGGTGCCGGCCTGGCTGCGCCGGTACGGCTGCCAGGTGCGCCCCGCCGACGTGGTGGGTCCGGTGGCCGACACGCTGCCCGCCCACGTGGCCGCGTTGCGCGCCGCCCTGGCCGACGCCGATCTGGTCTGCACCACCGGCGGCACCATGCACGGCCCGGTCGACCACCTGCATCCGACGCTGGAGGCGCTCGGCGCCGACTACGTGGTGAACACCGTGGCGGTCCGGCCGGGCTTCCCGATGCTGCTGGCCCGGCTGGTCGACGACGACGGCCGGGTGCGCTTCGTGGCCGGGCTGCCGGGCAACCCGCAGTCCGCGGTCGTCGCGCTGGTCTCGCTCGTCGCGCCGCTGCTCGCCGGCCTGCAGGGTCGGCCGATGCCGGTGCTGCCGCAGGTCACGCTCGCCGAGCCGGTCGCGGGGCGGGGCGATTACACCCACCTCGCGCTGGTGCGTTTGGATCGGGTCGCGGGCACCGCGCACCCGGTCCGGCACGTCGGCTCGGCGATGCTGCGCGGCCTGTCCGGCGCGGACGGCTTCGCGGTCATCCGGCCGGGCACGAGCGGCGCGGCCGGCGACCGGGTGCCGGTGGTGCCGCTGCCGCTGACCCCCGGGGAGCGGTCGTGGTGAGCGCGAGGAGTGAGCCGGGGTTGCGAGCCCCGCAGTCGCGAACGGAAGGCGGCGTGGTGAGCGCGAGGAGTGAGCCGGGGAAGGTGGGCGTGGTCCTCGGTGCGGTGACGGACCGGCCGTTGGACCTGGCCGCGCACGAGGCGGCGGTCGCCGACCGCCGGGCCGGCGCCGTGGTCTCGTTCCAGGGCGTGGTCCGCGACCACGACCACGGCCGCACGGTCGATCTGCTGGAGTACGAGGGCCACCCGACCGCCGAGGCAGTGCTGCGCGAGGTGGCGGCCGAGGTCGCCGCCGACCCGGAGGTGTACGCGGTGGCCGTGTCGCACCGGATCGGTCCGCTGGAGATCGGCGATGTGGCCCTGGTGGCGGCGGTCAGCACGGCGCACCGGGCGGCGGCCTTCGCGGCCTGCGCGCGGCTGGTCGACGAGGTGAAGGCGCGGCTGCCGATCTGGAAGCGGCAGGTGTTCGCCGACGGGACCGAGGAGTGGGTGAACTGCCCCTGACGGTCAGCGTCGGGCGGCGAGCTGTGCCGTCCGGGCGAGCCTGTCGTGGTAGAACGCCGGCTCGGCGCCGGGCCGCCACGGCAGTGCCGCGACAAGCACGATCAGGGCGATCGCCAGGGAGTTCTCCATGAGCGCGCCGAACAGGCCGTCCTGGTAGTGGGACACTTCGGGGAGCTGGTGCTCGTACGGCCAGATCGGTGAGATCAGGAAGAGCAGGTAGAGCCCGAGCGCGCCGACCCCGTGCCGGAGCCCGGTCAGGGTCGGGTACCAGATGGGCGGGCGCAGGGCCGGCACTCCGGTGGCCGGCGGCGTGGCGGTGGCCCGGGGCAGCAGGCCACGGGTGGCCTCGCGGCGGCGTACCGCGGCGTCGGCCAGCACGATGACGGCCGGGATGACCCAGACCAGGTGGTGTGACCAGGAGATCGGGCTGATCACGTTGGCGGTGAGCCCGACCAGGGTGAACGCGGTCAGCTCGTCCCCGTCGGCGCGGGCACTTGCCGCCCGGGACAGCCCCAGCGCCAGCATCAGCACCGAGAACGCCAGCCAGAGCAGGCCGGGCGTGTCGATCGAGTCGTACAGCCGGGCCAGCAGGCCGGCGAGCGACTGGTTGGCGGTCATGTCCGCCGCGCCCACCCGCTCGGTCTGCCAGAGCACGCTGGTGAAGTAGGTCCGCGACTCGGCGCCGACCAGCCCGAACGTCGCGATGGTGACGCCGACGGCGGTGCCGACCGCGGTGAGGGCGGCCCGCCACTGCCGGGTGATCACGAGGTAGCCCACGAACAGTGCCGGGGTGAGCTTGACCGCGGTGGCCAGCCCGATGCCGACCCCGGCCCAGGCGCCGCTGTAGACGAACCGGGCCAGCGCCGAGTCGGCGGTCTCGTAGTGGGTGCCGCGGCGGGCCCGCCAGCGCAGGCCGACCAGGTCCGCCATGATCAGCGCGAAGAGCAGCAGGTTGACCTGGCCGTAGCCGAGGGTCTCCCGGGACGGCTCGATGGCCGCGGCAAGCGGGGTGGCGATGCCGACGGTGAACCAGAGCGACCAGCCGAGCCGGTCGACGATCGGGCGCAGCAGCGCGGCCAGCACGACGGCGAGCGCGGCGATGCTGGCCAGCGCGTTGAGCCAGCCGGCGGCGTCGACCGGCAGCCAGGACATCGGCAGCATGGCCAGGCCGGCGAAGGGCGGGTACGTGAAGCCCAGGGTGGTCGACGGTGCGATGAAGTCGTACAGCTCGTTGCCGCTCGCCCAGTACACGACGGC
It encodes the following:
- a CDS encoding molybdopterin molybdotransferase MoeA, producing MSTETAAAAEVVALPPAGWEEARSRVYAVGLAAALPAVSRPLADADGHTLAEPLTPRTDLPAFPTSSVDGWAVRGDGPWQVVGRVLAGHTPPPLEADGSTVEIATGAMVPEGTTAILRIEESTRTADGRVAGTPRPAPEWREPGEEAYAGEELLPAGTPVDPAVLGLAASCGHDTLRVRRRPRAALLVFGDELLTSGPPGAGRVRDALGPSVPAWLRRYGCQVRPADVVGPVADTLPAHVAALRAALADADLVCTTGGTMHGPVDHLHPTLEALGADYVVNTVAVRPGFPMLLARLVDDDGRVRFVAGLPGNPQSAVVALVSLVAPLLAGLQGRPMPVLPQVTLAEPVAGRGDYTHLALVRLDRVAGTAHPVRHVGSAMLRGLSGADGFAVIRPGTSGAAGDRVPVVPLPLTPGERSW
- a CDS encoding AfsR/SARP family transcriptional regulator, which produces MHRLFDISVTAEEGLAEVRLLGAPEAWCGSSRLPLGTPKQQLVLVMLALHGGRVVTTDALVDELWPEQPPRSALANVRTYAGNLRRAFERQGGPTIVRLPGGYRIDLTDEQVDVPRFEHLVDAAATAWSRGAVENAGALLAQAERVWRGSLAAGLPTGPVLTARRAALDEQRLSAIELRARLELQLGRTRTAVTFLTDHVVAHPYREQAHALLARARYADGDPVGALAAVRRAEAVLAEQLGIEPGIELRTLHQALLDGEPIVTVPPADDAGAARAAGRTEPTAGTPASGNHLPRMVSDFVGRRELAERLMAEIAAADARTSPVRVIDGMAGSGKTTLAVHLAYRLAGRYSDAQLFIDLRGHAEGVPVDPADALTALLRQLGVPAGRIPTDHDSRAELWQRELRGRHAVIVLDNAAGGDQVRPLLPAGPGSVVLVTSRRRLSTGDVGPPVPLPVLTPAEAVQLLARTVGEERVGKEPEAAAEVVRRCGHLPLAIRLAGGRLAHRPAWQVADLADRLSAGGTVLRQLAVEQQTVARAFTASYEPLAEPVKRLFRLVSVHPGDRFDAPMAAALADLPLDRTEGMLDDLLDQHLIEEIGPGRYRLHDLMRQYSAELSREPAERRDRDEAAGRLLDHVLHEVARRAQSLDPLALRAHLRLDPPRRPDLLGPGPPDVEWLEQERSDLVALVRFAEQADLYGYGWRLARALWRFCYMRGYFDEILVTHRAGLTAAERSGDRAAQAVMHNYLASAYTRTGSYLDSLRHLEVAVAISRELGDHGNEHRYRANLVVVHWLTGDPARSVSLGRQLLRDWPGGVDPVPSLPNLGYALTTLGRYAEALRAHRQHLFLGRCQGSGYHISNALGHIASVENRLGHHAKAVRLITASLRLRDRTGHRFGEAEARNDLGIAYRHLGRLDAAREQHELALDLARDSGERHVQAAVLNDLGLTLTESGRTGAAVAAHRSALALATRIAHPYEQGRALAALADHLGDDERDEALRFRRRALAIFRRIGAPERRDLERRLSPTATDPD
- a CDS encoding glycosyltransferase 87 family protein, whose product is MPTTVGRRTDRLAPLQRVTRGIDRRTATRTGIVAAVAYAAWLAVGAFGRPYNFFDMKIYHGAVVYWASGNELYDFIAPSTTLGFTYPPFAGLAMLPMSWLPVDAAGWLNALASIAALAVVLAALLRPIVDRLGWSLWFTVGIATPLAAAIEPSRETLGYGQVNLLLFALIMADLVGLRWRARRGTHYETADSALARFVYSGAWAGVGIGLATAVKLTPALFVGYLVITRQWRAALTAVGTAVGVTIATFGLVGAESRTYFTSVLWQTERVGAADMTANQSLAGLLARLYDSIDTPGLLWLAFSVLMLALGLSRAASARADGDELTAFTLVGLTANVISPISWSHHLVWVIPAVIVLADAAVRRREATRGLLPRATATPPATGVPALRPPIWYPTLTGLRHGVGALGLYLLFLISPIWPYEHQLPEVSHYQDGLFGALMENSLAIALIVLVAALPWRPGAEPAFYHDRLARTAQLAARR
- the moaC gene encoding cyclic pyranopterin monophosphate synthase MoaC, with amino-acid sequence MTEPAQLTHVDQAGAARMVDVSAKPVSGRLAVAAGRLRTTAEVVDLLRRDGLPKGDALAVGRLAGIMGAKRTPDLIPLCHPIALHGVAVDLRLTDDTVEITATARTADRTGVEMEALTAVAVAGLALVDMVKAVDPAASVDAVRVLRKEGGKTGEWVRPENRP
- a CDS encoding MogA/MoaB family molybdenum cofactor biosynthesis protein: MIRARVIVASNRAAAGVYADTSGPLLVAGLRDLGCEVDEPVVVPDGAPVGEALRAARDEGVDVVLTSGGTGVTPTDRTPEVTRALLDYEIPGIAEAIRAYSRDAVPTAALSRGLAGVAGRMLVVNLPGSRGGAKDGLAVLGPILRHTVDQLRGGDH
- a CDS encoding molybdenum cofactor biosynthesis protein MoaE; translated protein: MGVVLGAVTDRPLDLAAHEAAVADRRAGAVVSFQGVVRDHDHGRTVDLLEYEGHPTAEAVLREVAAEVAADPEVYAVAVSHRIGPLEIGDVALVAAVSTAHRAAAFAACARLVDEVKARLPIWKRQVFADGTEEWVNCP